In Setaria italica strain Yugu1 chromosome IX, Setaria_italica_v2.0, whole genome shotgun sequence, the genomic stretch NNNNNNNNNNNNNNNNNNNNNNNNNNNNNNNNNNNNNNNNNNNNCCTATCCGACCATCCATTGTCAACTGATCGAGATCCATCATCCGACATACCTCGATTTTATTCGGCATTTTCGTACAATCTCACCCGGATTCTCACTTCTACACATATATCCATACTCTGTCCCACAAGGTAGGAATACATGAATCGTAGCATCAACCTGCATGTTCAACTCACATGTTACGATAACCACAGCCGGGAGTCTGTAGTCCGTATTTGTGCccgtttagggggtgtttggataccccgtgctaaagtttagcacctgtcacattggatgtttggatgctaattaggagtattaaatatagactaattacaaaactaattacatagatggagtctaattcgcgagacgaatctattaagcctaattagtccatgatttgacaatgtggtgctacagtaaccatttgctaatgatggattaattaggcataatagattcatctcgcgaattagcataggggttctgcaattagttttgtaattagctcatgtttagtccttctaattagcattcgaacatccgatgtgacattgctaaagtttagcacctactatccaaacaccccctaaaacgCTAATCAAAGGAATTAAAGAATTATGCGCGTAGTCATAGATGAATGATGAAACTAACGGACAGCTGAGCTGAAATATGCCGTTATTTTGACATGTGAGCAAGAGAAACAAACCTATGTGAAGAAGTGTGAAACCCGGGTACTTTTGCAAGTATCATTCACGAAAAAAAATGGAGCAAATTTCGGATGTATGCTAATCCGTCGTTTTCTAAATGATTGTCCGATACGGACTAGCGGACACCAGCggtgcctaactattttgttggCTACCCGGAAGCGTACAAGAGACTGCGCCCAAGAGGCACCACACGATGACAAGTGGGCACCAGTTCTCTCTAGGCAAGTAAAGTCAGAGATGTCAGCTTCAAAAATTTAATGTTACTGCGTCCTTGCTAAGAAAAGGGCCTGTCAAGGGGAGCGTGCGTCCTTCCCCCGTCGATGTGGGATTTTTATGAACACCCACTGTAAATGGCCATGGACGCCCTTTTTAGGCGAAAAGCTTTGAGGATAATGCGATAACCACCACTACCAAGTGTCGACCATCCTCGTAACCGGTACTTTGCTGAATCTTCCTGTCATGATTGATGTTAGTTTCCTTCAACTTTGATTTAGGATTGATGGTATCCGCAGGAATATCTTGTAGGCAGctgttttcacttttcagtaCCTTTGTTGGAAGACAACAGTAATAAGCTCCTGTTCAGATCTTTGTTCTCCTCATATATTGTCCTGAAATAActgtttatttttgtttctaAGTTAATCTTCTTCTTGTCATCTCTACGTTAATGCTCTCGACGTTATgttgctttcttcttcttgcaaaGTATTGTGCTGGGAAATTTTGTTAAAGCCTCCTTTCTCGGCATCTCACAGAGTAACTGATAGAGTAGCTTTCTGGAACACCACAGGAGGCTGCTATGGAAACAGCAGACGAGGAGATCCCGCTGGTTGCTCACCATCTCCAACCTCCTCCTCAGGTACTCTTTCTCTTGTCTTAAGTTGCTGTGCTTTCATGGTTACCACATAGAGTCATCACACTAGGCAGTTGATAACAAGTTTCGACGGCTCAGAACTGGATTCTGAATTTGAAACTTTTGGTGTTATGATGCAGGTTGTAGCGTCAGAGTATGCAAGTGATGGATCAGTTGATATCAACAAACAACCTGCTGTCAAGCGCAGCACAGGGAAATGGAGGGCATGCTATCTCATCTTAGGTACCAGCAGGGAGCAGCAACTCATGCATCTAAAAATTGCTCgtcgcttttttttttctcttcttttagaACAACCAGCTCACCTCTTCATCACAATATCACATACCAGGTGTTGAATTCTGCGAAACCATGGCGTTCGGTGCAATCTCAACGAATTTAGTGACCTTTCTCACCACTGTGCTCCACGAAAGAAAGGTGGACGCAGCAAGAAATGTCTCCGCCTGGCTCGGAGCATGCTGCCTGTCACCACTTCTTGGAGCTTTCTTTGCAGACACTTACTGGGGAAGATACTGGACCATTGTTGCATCCGTCCCAGTCTACATCATCGTAAGTTCAGAGCTACTAATGAAACCTGCTCCGCAATGAATGTAACCTACAACTCTGAATATCTCCGCTTTACCAGGCAATGCTCATTCTGATAGCTTCAGCATCACTCCCAGTATTCTCAGCGTCCTCCTACCATGATGTTCATAGTGCAGCGGTTTACCTTGGACTCTACCTTCTTGCCATTTCGAATGGCGGTCTCAAGCCTTGCATTTCAACCTTCGGGGCTGACCAGTTTGACATCAATGACCGGGTGGAGCTGGCCCAGAAGGGCTCCTTCTTCAACTGGTACTTTTTCTTGACCAGCACCAGCTCCCTTCTGTCTGGCACAGTGATTGTTTGGCTGGAGGACAATGTTGGGTGGGCGGTCGGCTACGTCATCCCAGCAGTGCTCATGCTCTTCTTTTTCGTGGTATTTGTCGCCGGCTCGAggatatatagatttaggggaaTGGAAGCAAGCCCCCTTACAAGCATTTTTCAAGTGGTTGTTGCTGCTGTCAGGAAGTGGCATTTGCAATTGCCGGAAGACAGCTCGCTTCTGTATGAGCGTTCGCCTTCTACAGCTGAAGCAAGTCAAAAGAACAAGCATTCCAATCGGTTCAGGTACTTCAATTTTTGCAAACTGCAAGTCAATGTGCAGTCCAATTGACTAAAAAGAACTTTTTTGCAGTAAACTACAGAAACTATGGTGTCCGATAATAAGTATAGTTTCGAGCTATGAGTTATGACATTTTTACAATTACCATGATGAACATGAAAATTGCTGAAAGAACATGTGTTGGAAATACGTCTTTGAAAAAACATGTCATCCGAAAAATATAAGGTTGACAAGAAATTTACCTCCTATGATCAATTTTCTTCAGGTTCTTTGACAAGGCTGCCATTGCCCCATCAGACAATGAATCCGTGGTGCAGATGAGTTCATGGAGACTCTGCACAGTGTCACAAGTTGAGGAGCTAAAGATGCTGCTTTCGATGTCCCCAACCTGGGGGTCATTTGTGATATTTTATTCAGTCTCCGCTCAGATGCAATCAACATTGGTTGAGCAAGGCATGTTCATGGATAAACATGTTGGCTCGTTTGCCATCCCACCTGCATCCATGCCCACTGTTAGTGTGTGCAGCTTCCTCATCTGGATTCCCATATATGAAACCATCTTAATACCATTGGCGCGTCGCTTCACCGGCAAAGAGAAAGGCATCTCCCAGTCGCAGCGCCTTGGAATTGGCCAAGCTCTGTCCACACTAACCATGGTGCTTGCTGCATTGTTGGAGACAAGGAGACTGGCGATCGCGGAAGCCAACGGCCTGAAACATCAGGATGTGCCCGTGCCAATCAGCATCTTGTGGCAGGTGCCACTTTACTTGGTGCATGGTGCAGCCGCGGTCTTTGGTGGCATTGGCTTGACTGAGTTCTTTTACGACGAAGCCCCAGTGACCATGAGGAGCCTGTGCGCAGCGCTCGGGCAACTTGCAACTGCTGCCGGGTCTTACTTCAGCTCAGCTGTGCTCAGCATTGTTGCAGTGGCCACAACACGCGGTGGCGAACCTGGGTGGATTCCAGACAACCTGAATGAAGGCCATCTCGACTATTTCTTCTGGATGATGGCTGCTCTAAGCTTTCTGAATTTGGTTCTGTTTGTGGGTTACTCAATGAGGCATAAAAGAATATAACATTTTTAGACTCAAGTGGTGCAGCCAAAGTTGATGTCTGTGATCAATAGCCTATGTAGACCGACATGAGATGCGGACCAGATAGTACATGGCGTGTTTCATCTACCAAGGGGAAAGATTAATCATTGAATCTTAGTATATAGTGTATAgatattttttctaattttctaaTCTTCTGTAACTGTAAAAAGCTTTCCTCCTAAATAATTGGCCAGTTCCATCTAAAAGTCATTCTATGTTAACATCTCTTTTGAGACTCGCTAGTTGGTAACCAATAGAAACAGGAACGCGTTGTGTAAATTGCTTCTATGTTTGGTGCACCTTTTTTTACCTATAAAATCAAGTAAACTAGATAATTTCGTTGAAAACCTGACGTAATCAGAACCTAAAGTACAGGAATTATGTACTTTTATCTACCTACAAAGTTTCGGCATGGAAAGTTCACTTTCTCACAGAATTCAAATTTCTGAATTTATTACCGGAGATTCTAATGACATGGAGAACTATCACTAACAATGGAAAGATAACAGTGCGAGAGTATTTTGCTACAATAAGGACGAGTTGCACAGGCAGTTACCTGAACTTCACCGGCCATAAATATCATCTCCTGTCTGAAACTCAACCCGTCAGCAGGCATTTCGACGAACAGCTTGCCTGCGCTCTTCCGTAGTGATAGCACAAAATTGCGGCGGAAGGGTTGGGATAGCACCGCTGTGGAGGTGACACCGCACCATGCGACGGCCGCGGTGGAGGTGACGGCAGCATGACGGTGGTGCGATGGGGAGACGGCCTCCACCTCAAGCAATGCTTTCTTGCCGCGGTGAATTCGAACCCGCAACTCTAGTTTCGCGTGCAGCattcttaccatctcacctataTATTACATGTGATGGGGTTAGATATACTTTCCTCTTTTCAGTAACCCGTgaactacaaaatttagacccgggacAAATAccgctttagtcccgggtccaatttatttcgagatttttgttgaggattgATGTCCCATTTTCCATTAATGGCGGCCACCACTACCATAACAA encodes the following:
- the LOC101757425 gene encoding protein NRT1/ PTR FAMILY 8.3 isoform X2, yielding MIDEAAMETADEEIPLVAHHLQPPPQVVASEYASDGSVDINKQPAVKRSTGKWRACYLILGVEFCETMAFGAISTNLVTFLTTVLHERKVDAARNVSAWLGACCLSPLLGAFFADTYWGRYWTIVASVPVYIIAMLILIASASLPVFSASSYHDVHSAAVYLGLYLLAISNGGLKPCISTFGADQFDINDRVELAQKGSFFNWYFFLTSTSSLLSGTVIVWLEDNVGWAVGYVIPAVLMLFFFVVFVAGSRIYRFRGMEASPLTSIFQVVVAAVRKWHLQLPEDSSLLYERSPSTAEASQKNKHSNRFRFFDKAAIAPSDNESVVQMSSWRLCTVSQVEELKMLLSMSPTWGSFVIFYSVSAQMQSTLVEQGMFMDKHVGSFAIPPASMPTVSVCSFLIWIPIYETILIPLARRFTGKEKGISQSQRLGIGQALSTLTMVLAALLETRRLAIAEANGLKHQDVPVPISILWQVPLYLVHGAAAVFGGIGLTEFFYDEAPVTMRSLCAALGQLATAAGSYFSSAVLSIVAVATTRGGEPGWIPDNLNEGHLDYFFWMMAALSFLNLVLFVGYSMRHKRI
- the LOC101757425 gene encoding protein NRT1/ PTR FAMILY 8.3 isoform X1 produces the protein MLLSSSCKEAAMETADEEIPLVAHHLQPPPQVVASEYASDGSVDINKQPAVKRSTGKWRACYLILGVEFCETMAFGAISTNLVTFLTTVLHERKVDAARNVSAWLGACCLSPLLGAFFADTYWGRYWTIVASVPVYIIAMLILIASASLPVFSASSYHDVHSAAVYLGLYLLAISNGGLKPCISTFGADQFDINDRVELAQKGSFFNWYFFLTSTSSLLSGTVIVWLEDNVGWAVGYVIPAVLMLFFFVVFVAGSRIYRFRGMEASPLTSIFQVVVAAVRKWHLQLPEDSSLLYERSPSTAEASQKNKHSNRFRFFDKAAIAPSDNESVVQMSSWRLCTVSQVEELKMLLSMSPTWGSFVIFYSVSAQMQSTLVEQGMFMDKHVGSFAIPPASMPTVSVCSFLIWIPIYETILIPLARRFTGKEKGISQSQRLGIGQALSTLTMVLAALLETRRLAIAEANGLKHQDVPVPISILWQVPLYLVHGAAAVFGGIGLTEFFYDEAPVTMRSLCAALGQLATAAGSYFSSAVLSIVAVATTRGGEPGWIPDNLNEGHLDYFFWMMAALSFLNLVLFVGYSMRHKRI
- the LOC101757425 gene encoding protein NRT1/ PTR FAMILY 8.3 isoform X3; amino-acid sequence: METADEEIPLVAHHLQPPPQVVASEYASDGSVDINKQPAVKRSTGKWRACYLILGVEFCETMAFGAISTNLVTFLTTVLHERKVDAARNVSAWLGACCLSPLLGAFFADTYWGRYWTIVASVPVYIIAMLILIASASLPVFSASSYHDVHSAAVYLGLYLLAISNGGLKPCISTFGADQFDINDRVELAQKGSFFNWYFFLTSTSSLLSGTVIVWLEDNVGWAVGYVIPAVLMLFFFVVFVAGSRIYRFRGMEASPLTSIFQVVVAAVRKWHLQLPEDSSLLYERSPSTAEASQKNKHSNRFRFFDKAAIAPSDNESVVQMSSWRLCTVSQVEELKMLLSMSPTWGSFVIFYSVSAQMQSTLVEQGMFMDKHVGSFAIPPASMPTVSVCSFLIWIPIYETILIPLARRFTGKEKGISQSQRLGIGQALSTLTMVLAALLETRRLAIAEANGLKHQDVPVPISILWQVPLYLVHGAAAVFGGIGLTEFFYDEAPVTMRSLCAALGQLATAAGSYFSSAVLSIVAVATTRGGEPGWIPDNLNEGHLDYFFWMMAALSFLNLVLFVGYSMRHKRI